One segment of Daphnia magna isolate NIES linkage group LG2, ASM2063170v1.1, whole genome shotgun sequence DNA contains the following:
- the LOC116915638 gene encoding DNA-binding protein Ets97D isoform X1, with amino-acid sequence MDDVFLSEVDLNGHEEWDTVAGSSVTYMPNNSENEIDILAIQVDIASPLLTLKAILGQRLGANFSHYELWLQDVVQLTDETTLSEQCIQGEGLVQVNVELKSVENVDRINIIDVLKPQQDEETTLDEQVTMENTKYQEESDTTQVSAVTEDVTSIALDTDYQASHFPSLNTGMQATTTIGAQHLVASPLAVPIKQPYGNRMSCKMPTNNSENITRWVMDGNFRKEQERLKIPLDPILWSKAHIQHWIRWAINQFNLKGVNPSQWAFVDGPSLCNMSHTEFIQRIPKNPLSKDPNHDLFWTHLELLRKCKFVGVIQKPVPYLQYITTPLSVKSDPSRLPRPAVKVATPTKRIPLESFSSRSFSVATTGNRTGSNGQVQLWQFLLELLTDVNFREAISWLGTGGEFKLNNPEMVAQLWGERKNKPHMNYEKLSRALRYYYDGDMICKVSGKRFVYKFVCDLKQLLGYSADELNKLVTECEQRSKLGRSNAPYV; translated from the exons ATGGATGATGTTTTTCTCAGCGAAGTGGACCTAAATGGTCATGAAGAATGGGATACTGTGGCTGGTAGTAGCGTCACGTATATGCCCAACAATTCAGAGAATGAAATAGATATTCTTGCTATACAAGTGGACATTGCTTCGCCTTTGTTAACTCTGAAAGCTATTCTCGGACAAAGACTTGGTGCTAATTTCTCACATTATGAGCTTTGGTTACAAGATGTTGTGCAG CTCACTGATGAGACAACACTCTCTGAGCAGTGTATTCAAGGAGAAGGACTCGTACAAGTCAATGTGGAATTGAAATCAGTCGAGAATGTCGATAGAATCAATATCATTGATGTATTAAAACCACAGCAAGATGAGGAGACAACACTTGATGAACAGGTTACCATGGAAAACACAAAATATCAAGAGGAAAGTGACACTACCCAGGTATCTGCTGTTACCGAAGATGTCACAAGCATTGCTTTGGACACAGACTACCAAGCTTCTCATTTTCCATCTCTTAATACTGGAATGcaagcaacaacaaccatAGGTGCTCAGCATTTGGTTGCTAGTCCTTTAGCTGTGCCAATCAAACAACCATATGGAAATAGAATGTCATGTAAAATGCCCACAAATAACAGTGAAAATATAACTAGGTGGGTAATGGACGGCAACTTTAGGAAAGAACAAGAAAGATTGAAAATTCCCCTTG atCCTATTTTGTGGTCAAAAGCCCATATTCAACATTGGATACGGTGGGCAATAAATCAGTTTAATCTCAAGGGTGTCAATCCATCTCAGTGGGCCTTTGTTGATGGACCTTCATTGTGCAACATGTCTCATACAGAGTTTATCCAGAGAATACCGAAGAATCCCTTATCCAAAGATCCAAATCATGATTTATTCTGGACGCATCTTGAGTTGCTGCGAAAATGCAAATTTGTTG GTGTTATTCAAAAGCCAGTGCCTTACCTTCAATATATCACTACACCTTTGTCAGTTAAGTCGGATCCTTCCAGACTACCAAGACCAGCCGTCAAAGTCGCCACTCCTACAAAAAGGATTCCATTAGAATCGTTTTCGTCTCGTTCGTTCTCTGTAGCCACCACAGGAAATCGAACTG GAAGTAATGGCCAAGTACAACTCTGGCAATTTCTGCTTGAGTTGTTAACTGACGTGAACTTTCGGGAGGCTATTTCTTGGCTCGGCACAGGAGGagaattcaaattaaataacCCCGAGATGGTGGCTCAACTGTGGGGtgagaggaaaaataaacCGCACATGAACTACGAAAAACTTAGTAGGGCCTTGAGGTATTACTATGATGGGGATATGATTTGCAAAGTGAGTGGTAAAAGATTCGTGTACAAATTTGTTTGCGACCTGAAGCAGCTGTTGGGTTACTCAGCTGACGAACTTAATAAGCTCGTAACGGAATGTGAACAGCGATCCAAACTTGGGCGGTCAAATGCTCCATACGTGTAA
- the LOC116915638 gene encoding DNA-binding protein Ets97D isoform X2: protein MDDVFLSEVDLNGHEEWDTVAGSSVTYMPNNSENEIDILAIQVDIASPLLTLKAILGQRLGANFSHYELWLQDVVQLTDETTLSEQCIQGEGLVQVNVELKSVENVDRINIIDVLKPQQDEETTLDEQVTMENTKYQEESDTTQVSAVTEDVTSIALDTDYQASHFPSLNTGMQATTTIGAQHLVASPLAVPIKQPYGNRMSCKMPTNNSENITRWVMDGNFRKEQERLKIPLDPILWSKAHIQHWIRWAINQFNLKGVNPSQWAFVDGPSLCNMSHTEFIQRIPKNPLSKDPNHDLFWTHLELLRKCKFVGVIQKPVPYLQYITTPLSVKSDPSRLPRPAVKVATPTKRIPLESFSSRSFSVATTGNRTGSNGQVQLWQFLLELLTDVNFREAISWLGTGGEFKLNNPEMVAQLWGERKNKPHMNYEKLSRALSCWVTQLTNLISS from the exons ATGGATGATGTTTTTCTCAGCGAAGTGGACCTAAATGGTCATGAAGAATGGGATACTGTGGCTGGTAGTAGCGTCACGTATATGCCCAACAATTCAGAGAATGAAATAGATATTCTTGCTATACAAGTGGACATTGCTTCGCCTTTGTTAACTCTGAAAGCTATTCTCGGACAAAGACTTGGTGCTAATTTCTCACATTATGAGCTTTGGTTACAAGATGTTGTGCAG CTCACTGATGAGACAACACTCTCTGAGCAGTGTATTCAAGGAGAAGGACTCGTACAAGTCAATGTGGAATTGAAATCAGTCGAGAATGTCGATAGAATCAATATCATTGATGTATTAAAACCACAGCAAGATGAGGAGACAACACTTGATGAACAGGTTACCATGGAAAACACAAAATATCAAGAGGAAAGTGACACTACCCAGGTATCTGCTGTTACCGAAGATGTCACAAGCATTGCTTTGGACACAGACTACCAAGCTTCTCATTTTCCATCTCTTAATACTGGAATGcaagcaacaacaaccatAGGTGCTCAGCATTTGGTTGCTAGTCCTTTAGCTGTGCCAATCAAACAACCATATGGAAATAGAATGTCATGTAAAATGCCCACAAATAACAGTGAAAATATAACTAGGTGGGTAATGGACGGCAACTTTAGGAAAGAACAAGAAAGATTGAAAATTCCCCTTG atCCTATTTTGTGGTCAAAAGCCCATATTCAACATTGGATACGGTGGGCAATAAATCAGTTTAATCTCAAGGGTGTCAATCCATCTCAGTGGGCCTTTGTTGATGGACCTTCATTGTGCAACATGTCTCATACAGAGTTTATCCAGAGAATACCGAAGAATCCCTTATCCAAAGATCCAAATCATGATTTATTCTGGACGCATCTTGAGTTGCTGCGAAAATGCAAATTTGTTG GTGTTATTCAAAAGCCAGTGCCTTACCTTCAATATATCACTACACCTTTGTCAGTTAAGTCGGATCCTTCCAGACTACCAAGACCAGCCGTCAAAGTCGCCACTCCTACAAAAAGGATTCCATTAGAATCGTTTTCGTCTCGTTCGTTCTCTGTAGCCACCACAGGAAATCGAACTG GAAGTAATGGCCAAGTACAACTCTGGCAATTTCTGCTTGAGTTGTTAACTGACGTGAACTTTCGGGAGGCTATTTCTTGGCTCGGCACAGGAGGagaattcaaattaaataacCCCGAGATGGTGGCTCAACTGTGGGGtgagaggaaaaataaacCGCACATGAACTACGAAAAACTTAGTAGGGCCTTGAG CTGTTGGGTTACTCAGCTGACGAACTTAATAAGCTCGTAA
- the LOC116915657 gene encoding peroxisomal biogenesis factor 19 has protein sequence MSDASSNDPKTVDERSLDSKDESKGEDEELDALLDDALEEFDKPLQVPKLKDDTKSETPAPAEQVAEVVWSEEFIQEASLEFEKNIRLMMAETASGNGGDSQFAESLLKVSQEAAAKVFERQPDQGASFADTLRHLAEGTESLQTEADEATLAKMLEKMAFGPDGGFGEGLGGDMGGLGDILPAMQGMLQSLLSKELLYPSIKEIVNKYPDWLADNRPKLEPTQFEKYNRQYAIMQQVCTEFENESDTDDAVVKNSRFEKILSLMQQMQECGHPPKELAGEAELLPNPFGGSDFAQSMGPSAESCVVM, from the exons ATGAGTGATGCAAGTTCAAATGATCCGAAAACTGTTGACGAGAGATCTTTAGATTCAAAGGACGAATCTAAAGGGGAAGACGAAGAATTAGACGCATTACTTGACG ATGCCCTGGAAGAATTCGACAAACCACTGCAAGTTCCAAAGTTAAAAGATGACACTAAATCTGAAACACCTGCACCAGCAGAACAAGTAGCTGAAGTTGTGTGGTCAGAAGAGTTTATACAGGAAGCAAGCTTGGAATTTGAGAAAAATATTCGTTTGATGATGGCAGAAACAGCTTCAGGAAATGGTGGTGATTCACAGTTTGCTGAAAGTTTACTGAAGGTATCACAAGAAGCAGCAGCCAAAGTGTTTGAAAGACAACCTGACCAAGGAGCATCCTTTGCTGATACTCTTCGCCACCTAGCCGAAGGAACCGAATCTCTCCAG ACTGAAGCTGATGAAGCAACTCTAGCAAAAATGCttgaaaaaatggcatttGGACCAGATGGGGGATTTGGAGAAGGGTTGGGGGGAGATATGGGAGGTTTGGGTGACATTCTTCCTGCTATGCAAGGCATGCTTCAAAGTTTGCTGTCTAAAGAGCTGCTTTATCCCTCCATCAAAGAAATTGTCAATAAA taCCCAGATTGGCTCGCAGATAATCGGCCGAAACTAGAACCTACACAGTTTGAAAAATACAATCGCCAGTATGCCATTATGCAACAAGTGTGCACCGAGTTCGAAAACGAAAGTGACACCGACGATGCAGTGGTGAAAAATAGTCGTTTCGAAAAGATATTATCGTTGATGCAACAAATGCAAGAATGCGGTCATCCCCCTAAG GAATTGGCAGGCGAGGCTGAACTGCTACCAAATCCCTTTGGTGGTTCGGATTTTGCTCAATCAATGGGCCCCAGTGCCGAGAGTTGTGTTGTTATGTAA